From a region of the Methylomonas rapida genome:
- a CDS encoding flagellar hook-length control protein FliK: MNIQGVNLLSLLSGSENLGNLQQGLLGSADGEAGFASALMEQLGLLQGKGASPDLAAIQDWMDSAKNGNAEPGLQGFAAWFGKDLPPTANKTGADIDLEDTLQTLAGVLQELQQLDADAPIDVPALDTLKVDGDSAPVADDGDAAANVAAFVPIFVPAPELQDNAEPLTELSEPSVSFANKSAVANPQAGNPDERLESASTEADMLGPDFDRSISAMLAEQGADGKSQQDKNNLGFKAENLLNQMEQQTDGGEAGKTLPGVAADIARLNQAVRGEASPVPAQPAMSKHFADPAWNKELGEKLIWMHKQSIPSVELRLNPEHLGPVLVRIDVNQDQAHIAFTAQHLAVKDAIEAAIPKLREMFSGQQLNLADVNVSQQQSDQRQQARDFFQMASEQHRRDHAELDTDGNGTGNAAQNLVDEIEAGRAVASNGLLSLFA; the protein is encoded by the coding sequence ATGAATATCCAAGGCGTGAATTTATTATCTTTGCTGTCTGGTTCCGAGAATCTGGGTAATCTCCAGCAAGGTCTGCTGGGCTCGGCAGACGGCGAGGCCGGGTTTGCATCGGCATTAATGGAGCAATTGGGTCTGTTACAGGGCAAGGGCGCCAGCCCGGACTTGGCGGCTATTCAGGACTGGATGGATTCGGCAAAAAATGGCAATGCCGAGCCGGGGTTGCAAGGTTTTGCCGCTTGGTTCGGAAAGGATTTGCCGCCGACGGCCAACAAAACCGGCGCGGACATCGATCTGGAGGATACCTTGCAAACCTTGGCGGGTGTTTTGCAAGAATTGCAGCAACTCGATGCCGACGCGCCGATAGACGTACCTGCGCTCGATACCCTGAAGGTTGACGGCGATTCGGCGCCTGTAGCCGATGACGGCGATGCAGCCGCCAACGTCGCGGCCTTCGTGCCGATATTCGTGCCTGCACCGGAGCTGCAGGATAATGCCGAGCCATTGACGGAGCTTTCCGAGCCTTCGGTGTCGTTTGCTAACAAATCGGCCGTGGCCAATCCGCAGGCCGGCAATCCAGATGAGCGGCTAGAGAGCGCAAGCACTGAGGCGGACATGCTTGGACCTGATTTCGACCGCAGTATCAGTGCGATGCTGGCGGAGCAGGGCGCCGATGGCAAATCCCAGCAAGACAAGAATAACTTGGGGTTCAAAGCCGAAAACCTATTGAATCAAATGGAGCAGCAGACGGATGGTGGCGAAGCCGGCAAAACCCTGCCGGGCGTAGCCGCGGATATCGCCCGGCTGAATCAAGCGGTTCGCGGTGAGGCCTCCCCTGTTCCCGCGCAGCCGGCCATGAGCAAACATTTTGCCGACCCGGCCTGGAATAAGGAACTGGGCGAAAAATTGATCTGGATGCACAAGCAATCGATTCCGTCGGTCGAATTGCGATTGAATCCAGAACATCTGGGGCCTGTGCTGGTCAGAATCGACGTGAACCAGGATCAAGCCCACATCGCCTTTACCGCGCAGCATTTGGCGGTCAAGGATGCGATAGAGGCCGCGATCCCCAAATTGCGGGAAATGTTCAGTGGGCAACAGTTAAACCTGGCCGATGTCAACGTTTCGCAGCAGCAATCCGATCAACGCCAGCAAGCGCGTGATTTTTTTCAAATGGCCAGTGAGCAACATCGTAGAGATCATGCCGAACTCGACACAGATGGCAACGGAACAGGCAATGCCGCGCAAAATTTGGTCGATGAAATCGAAGCCGGCAGGGCGGTGGCCAGCAATGGCTTGTTGAGCTTGTTTGCTTGA